A genome region from Senegalia massiliensis includes the following:
- a CDS encoding CCA tRNA nucleotidyltransferase — MLKINIPVEVQYILDKLNNKGFEAYIVGGCVRDSFMKRLPNDWDVTTSALPEQILEVFIYEKTIETGKKFGTITVIKNSNPIEITTFRAESEYKDNRRPEKIEFKKDIKEDLKRRDFTINAIAYNPNTGIIDPFGGKEDIRKRVIRSVGNPKERFLEDALRILRAIRFSTQLGFNIEVNTYKSIINLKKKLESISKERIRDEFFKILLSPKPSVGIRLLVDTGLIHYIVPEIVESVDFNQHNPHHDKNVFDHILCVVDNSPRTIENRLSAFLHDIAKPHTFSIDDKGIGHFYNHQKKGSELSKDILKRLNISKKLINTVSVLVKEHMIGHNEFSNKGLKRLINRVGKDDIFKLLDLMRADIKCTNHSEDVENINKLEKRIIHILNKKQPMSTKDLQINGYDLIDLGIPKGPQIGKILNILLEYVLEDESLNTREKLLDIVENIKGD; from the coding sequence ATGTTAAAGATAAATATACCTGTTGAGGTCCAATATATATTAGATAAATTAAATAATAAAGGATTTGAAGCATATATAGTAGGTGGATGTGTTAGAGATAGTTTTATGAAAAGACTTCCAAATGACTGGGATGTTACAACATCGGCTTTACCTGAACAGATTTTAGAAGTATTTATTTATGAAAAAACAATAGAAACAGGAAAGAAATTTGGAACTATAACTGTCATAAAAAATAGTAATCCTATAGAAATAACAACATTTAGAGCAGAATCCGAATATAAAGATAACAGACGACCAGAAAAGATAGAGTTTAAAAAAGATATAAAAGAGGACTTAAAAAGAAGAGATTTTACTATAAATGCTATAGCCTATAATCCAAATACAGGTATTATTGATCCCTTTGGAGGAAAAGAGGATATAAGAAAAAGAGTGATAAGAAGTGTAGGAAATCCAAAAGAAAGATTTCTTGAAGATGCTCTTAGAATATTAAGAGCTATAAGATTTAGCACACAGCTTGGATTTAATATAGAAGTTAATACATATAAGTCTATAATAAATCTAAAGAAGAAACTTGAAAGTATATCTAAGGAAAGAATAAGAGATGAATTTTTTAAAATTCTATTATCACCTAAACCATCAGTAGGAATTAGATTATTGGTAGATACTGGTTTAATACATTATATAGTACCTGAAATTGTGGAAAGTGTGGATTTTAATCAACATAATCCACATCATGATAAAAATGTATTCGATCATATACTCTGTGTTGTGGATAATTCTCCAAGAACAATAGAAAATAGATTATCTGCATTTTTACATGATATAGCAAAACCACATACTTTTTCAATAGATGATAAAGGTATAGGTCATTTTTATAATCATCAAAAAAAAGGAAGTGAATTATCTAAAGATATACTTAAAAGATTAAATATTTCTAAAAAATTAATTAATACTGTAAGTGTACTTGTTAAAGAACATATGATAGGACATAATGAATTTAGCAATAAAGGACTTAAAAGATTAATAAATAGAGTAGGTAAAGATGATATATTTAAACTTTTAGATTTAATGCGTGCTGATATAAAATGTACAAATCATAGTGAAGATGTGGAAAATATAAATAAATTAGAAAAAAGAATAATCCATATATTAAATAAAAAACAGCCTATGAGTACAAAGGATTTGCAAATAAATGGATATGATTTAATCGATTTAGGTATTCCTAAAGGTCCACAGATAGGTAAAATACTTAATATATTGCTTGAATATGTATTGGAAGATGAAAGTTTAAATACTCGTGAAAAATTATTAGATATAGTAGAAAATATTAAAGGAGATTAA
- a CDS encoding TIGR00266 family protein: MADIIDYNIKGSDMQIVEIELDPGEGVRAEAGAMLYMNKDIEMETSTGGGLFKGFKRAFTGESFFITTFLNNGSSKEKVAFSAPYPGNIIPIQLDNCGGKFICQKDSFLCAANGIEVEVEFTKKLGAGFFGREGFILQRLEGNGLAFVHAGGTIIERELKSGEVLRVDTGCLVGFETSVDYDVQFIGGFKNALFGKEGLFLTRLTGPGKVYLQSLPLSKMAERIFAAVGSRTGEGRGDRGNMGGNIGAGIAGGILGSMFGDDN, translated from the coding sequence TTGGCTGATATTATTGATTATAATATTAAAGGTTCTGATATGCAGATTGTAGAAATTGAGTTAGATCCAGGAGAAGGAGTAAGGGCAGAAGCTGGTGCCATGCTTTATATGAACAAAGATATTGAAATGGAAACTTCAACTGGTGGTGGACTATTTAAAGGTTTCAAAAGAGCATTTACAGGAGAAAGTTTCTTTATAACAACATTTTTAAATAATGGAAGTAGCAAAGAAAAGGTAGCTTTTAGTGCACCTTATCCTGGTAATATAATACCTATTCAATTAGATAATTGTGGTGGGAAATTTATATGTCAAAAAGATTCTTTTTTGTGTGCTGCAAATGGAATAGAAGTAGAAGTAGAATTCACTAAAAAACTTGGTGCTGGATTTTTTGGCAGAGAAGGATTTATACTTCAAAGATTAGAAGGTAACGGACTTGCTTTTGTTCATGCTGGTGGTACGATTATAGAAAGGGAATTAAAATCAGGGGAAGTATTAAGAGTTGATACAGGTTGTCTTGTTGGATTTGAGACATCAGTAGATTATGATGTCCAGTTTATAGGCGGATTTAAAAATGCTCTATTTGGTAAAGAAGGATTATTCTTAACTAGATTAACAGGCCCAGGAAAAGTATATCTTCAAAGTTTACCATTATCTAAGATGGCAGAGAGAATATTTGCAGCTGTAGGTAGTAGAACAGGAGAAGGTAGAGGTGATAGAGGTAACATGGGTGGTAATATAGGTGCTGGAATAGCAGGTGGAATACTTGGAAGTATGTTTGGTGATGACAATTAA
- a CDS encoding cupin domain-containing protein — MDMDSKKIEEVVKKVVMSYMNQSEKEIKKIDKSGVAVVKTNKVKPEKFDTGKPGDKVYLKDVFTLEESPRLGCGVMEMEETVFDWTLKYDEIDYIMEGTLEIIIDGRKIVGEQGDIILIPKDTPIKFSCPDHAKFIYVVYPANWDQL; from the coding sequence ATGGATATGGATAGCAAGAAAATTGAAGAAGTAGTTAAAAAAGTTGTAATGAGCTATATGAATCAATCTGAAAAAGAAATAAAAAAGATTGATAAAAGTGGAGTAGCAGTAGTAAAAACTAACAAAGTAAAACCAGAAAAGTTTGACACAGGTAAGCCAGGAGACAAAGTTTATTTAAAAGATGTTTTTACCCTTGAAGAAAGTCCAAGGCTTGGTTGTGGTGTAATGGAAATGGAAGAAACAGTATTTGACTGGACTCTTAAATATGATGAAATAGACTATATAATGGAAGGAACTTTAGAAATAATTATTGATGGTAGAAAGATAGTTGGAGAACAAGGTGATATAATTTTAATTCCTAAAGATACTCCAATAAAATTCAGCTGTCCTGATCATGCTAAGTTTATTTATGTAGTTTACCCTGCTAATTGGGATCAATTATAA
- the eutH gene encoding ethanolamine utilization protein EutH, translating to MSINEIIVYIMVFFMVLGALDKIIGNKFGLGEQFEEGIMAMGSLAVAMVGVISLAPVLAKILRPIVSPVYTALGADPAMFATTLLANDMGGYPLAVEMAQTPEAGLFAGLILGAMMGPTIVFTIPVALGIIKKEDHKFLATGILAGIVTIPIGAFVGGMVAGFSISMIISNLIPIILVAVLISLGLWKMPEKMIKGFTVFGKGVVIVITIGLAAIIIETLTGIVVIPGMAPISDGIEIVGSIAIVLAGAFPMVYVITKVFRKPLLKVGKLLGMNDVAAAGMVATLANNIPMFGLMKDMDERGKIINVAFAVSAAFVFGDHLGFTAGVAREMIFPMVVGKLVGGITAIIVAMLIANKTVGKNTTVVPEGIADDLDDKRSNA from the coding sequence ATGAGTATAAATGAGATTATTGTATATATAATGGTATTTTTTATGGTATTAGGAGCACTAGATAAGATAATTGGTAATAAGTTTGGTTTAGGAGAGCAATTTGAAGAAGGAATCATGGCAATGGGTTCCCTTGCAGTAGCAATGGTAGGGGTTATTTCATTAGCTCCAGTGCTTGCAAAAATTCTTAGACCTATAGTATCACCAGTATATACTGCATTAGGTGCTGATCCAGCAATGTTTGCTACTACTCTTTTAGCAAATGATATGGGTGGATATCCATTAGCTGTGGAAATGGCTCAAACACCAGAAGCTGGACTTTTTGCAGGACTTATTTTAGGAGCTATGATGGGACCTACTATAGTTTTTACTATACCAGTAGCATTAGGTATAATTAAAAAAGAAGATCACAAATTCTTAGCAACAGGTATATTAGCTGGTATAGTTACTATACCAATAGGAGCATTTGTAGGAGGAATGGTTGCAGGATTTAGTATAAGCATGATAATAAGTAACTTAATTCCAATAATTTTAGTTGCTGTGCTTATTTCTTTAGGGTTATGGAAAATGCCAGAAAAGATGATTAAAGGATTTACTGTATTTGGAAAAGGTGTTGTAATAGTTATAACTATTGGACTTGCAGCTATAATTATAGAAACACTTACAGGAATAGTAGTAATTCCAGGTATGGCACCAATTTCCGATGGAATAGAAATTGTTGGTTCAATAGCAATAGTATTAGCTGGAGCATTCCCTATGGTTTATGTAATAACAAAAGTATTTAGAAAACCATTATTAAAGGTAGGAAAATTATTAGGAATGAATGATGTTGCAGCAGCAGGTATGGTAGCTACTCTTGCAAATAACATACCTATGTTTGGATTAATGAAGGATATGGACGAAAGAGGAAAAATTATAAATGTTGCTTTTGCAGTAAGTGCCGCATTTGTATTTGGAGATCATTTAGGTTTTACAGCAGGAGTAGCAAGAGAAATGATATTCCCTATGGTAGTAGGAAAGCTTGTAGGTGGTATAACAGCTATTATAGTAGCTATGCTTATTGCTAATAAAACAGTAGGTAAAAATACTACAGTAGTGCCAGAAGGTATTGCAGATGATTTAGATGATAAAAGGAGCAATGCTTAA
- a CDS encoding BMC domain-containing protein: MAIQNALGMIETKGLVGAVEAADAMVKAANVTLIGKQQVGGGLVTVMVRGDVGAVKASTDAGAAAAERVGQLISVHVIPRPHNEVEVVLPKSE, from the coding sequence ATGGCAATTCAAAATGCATTAGGAATGATAGAAACAAAAGGGTTAGTAGGAGCAGTGGAAGCAGCAGATGCAATGGTGAAAGCAGCAAATGTTACATTAATAGGTAAGCAACAAGTAGGTGGAGGATTAGTAACTGTAATGGTAAGAGGCGATGTTGGAGCAGTTAAAGCATCAACTGATGCAGGAGCAGCAGCAGCTGAAAGAGTTGGACAATTAATTTCTGTTCATGTAATACCAAGACCACATAATGAAGTTGAAGTAGTATTACCAAAGAGTGAGTAG
- a CDS encoding BMC domain-containing protein, with translation MIRTIGLIELNSIAKGIETADAMLKAAEVNLILSNSICPGKYIVLISGDVGSVKSAVEVGKNIGREYIVDELILPSVHPQLINAINGATEIGDLNAIGAMEFFSIATSIVAADAAAKAASVNLIEIRLGFAIGGKSFVTLSGDISAVNEAVEAGSSIGKENGMLINKVVIPSPRKEVFEKLL, from the coding sequence ATGATAAGAACTATAGGTCTTATAGAATTAAATAGTATAGCTAAAGGTATTGAAACAGCAGATGCTATGTTAAAAGCTGCAGAAGTAAACTTGATATTATCGAATTCAATATGTCCTGGTAAATATATAGTTTTAATATCAGGTGATGTTGGATCAGTAAAATCAGCAGTAGAAGTAGGCAAGAATATAGGAAGAGAATATATAGTAGATGAATTAATATTACCAAGTGTTCATCCACAATTAATAAATGCTATAAATGGTGCTACAGAAATAGGAGATTTAAATGCTATAGGAGCAATGGAATTTTTCAGTATAGCTACTTCAATTGTTGCAGCAGATGCAGCAGCAAAAGCTGCTTCTGTAAACTTAATTGAAATAAGACTTGGTTTTGCAATAGGTGGAAAATCTTTTGTAACTTTAAGTGGTGATATAAGTGCAGTCAATGAAGCAGTAGAAGCAGGATCAAGTATAGGTAAAGAAAATGGAATGCTTATAAATAAAGTAGTTATACCATCTCCTAGAAAAGAAGTTTTTGAAAAGCTCTTATAA
- a CDS encoding 4Fe-4S dicluster domain-containing protein, with the protein MDLLQKTYEAGVVGAGGAGFPTHIKLNANVEYFIINAAECEPLLNTDKYLMSIKAEEMIKGMEHIGELLGAKYLTIAIKQKNSKEISILKETIKKLDSKVELFYLKNFYPAGDEQMTVYEVTGRSIPEAGIPLDVGTVVSNVGTVINVYNAINDKPVTEKYITVVGEVNNPRMLKVPIGISIKECIEAAGGSTLDDYAVIIGGPMMGTIIDDDESSSIYIKKTDGSLIVLPKDHYIVKRKRKPIKTIINETRSACIQCRYCTDLCHRYLLGHKLRPHRVMRNVGMAERDPEIMKESLLCCECGICELYSCPMGLSPRLVNIFVKGELRKQGIRPEKGSLDIESREMIEYRKIPTNRLMSRLDIMKYSDQQIDELKEVKVKKVSIPLSQHIGKPATSIVNIGDKVSRGQLIGKVERNDMGANVHSSIDGKVVDISDKIIIEIEDNEVIL; encoded by the coding sequence ATGGATTTATTACAAAAAACATATGAAGCGGGTGTTGTAGGAGCAGGGGGCGCTGGTTTTCCTACTCATATAAAGTTAAATGCTAATGTTGAATATTTCATTATAAATGCAGCTGAATGTGAACCTCTACTAAATACAGATAAATATCTTATGAGTATTAAAGCTGAAGAAATGATAAAAGGTATGGAACATATAGGAGAGCTTTTAGGAGCAAAGTATCTTACAATAGCTATAAAACAAAAAAATTCTAAGGAAATTAGTATCTTAAAAGAAACTATAAAAAAACTAGATTCTAAAGTTGAGTTATTTTATCTGAAGAACTTCTATCCAGCTGGTGATGAACAAATGACAGTATATGAAGTTACAGGAAGATCAATTCCTGAAGCTGGTATTCCTTTAGATGTTGGAACTGTAGTATCAAATGTAGGCACTGTAATAAACGTGTATAATGCTATAAATGATAAGCCAGTAACTGAAAAATATATTACTGTAGTAGGAGAAGTTAATAATCCTAGAATGTTAAAAGTTCCAATAGGTATTTCAATAAAAGAATGTATAGAAGCAGCAGGAGGTTCAACCCTTGATGATTATGCAGTAATAATAGGTGGACCTATGATGGGTACTATAATAGATGATGATGAATCAAGTAGTATATATATTAAAAAAACAGATGGTTCATTAATAGTTTTACCAAAAGATCACTATATAGTTAAAAGAAAAAGAAAGCCTATAAAAACAATAATAAATGAAACACGTTCAGCGTGTATTCAGTGTAGGTATTGTACTGATTTATGTCACAGATATCTTTTAGGACATAAATTAAGACCACATAGAGTTATGAGAAATGTAGGAATGGCAGAACGAGATCCAGAAATTATGAAAGAATCTTTATTATGTTGTGAATGTGGAATATGTGAATTATATTCTTGCCCTATGGGGTTGTCTCCTAGATTAGTAAATATCTTTGTTAAAGGTGAACTGAGAAAGCAAGGCATAAGACCAGAAAAGGGCAGTTTAGATATAGAAAGTAGAGAGATGATAGAGTATAGAAAAATACCTACTAATAGGTTAATGTCTAGATTAGATATTATGAAATATTCTGATCAACAAATAGATGAATTAAAAGAAGTTAAAGTTAAAAAAGTATCTATTCCATTAAGTCAACACATAGGAAAACCTGCTACATCTATAGTGAATATAGGAGATAAAGTATCAAGAGGACAGTTAATAGGAAAAGTAGAAAGAAATGATATGGGAGCAAATGTTCATTCATCTATAGATGGTAAGGTAGTAGATATTTCAGATAAAATTATCATTGAAATAGAAGATAATGAGGTGATCTTATGA
- a CDS encoding EutN/CcmL family microcompartment protein — MIIGKVVGNVWATRKDEALNGFKLLVVKPLDEYTERDIPTIVATDIIGAGIGDNVLVVKGSSARKALDKNNAPIDATIVGIIDEVDIDDN; from the coding sequence ATGATAATAGGTAAAGTAGTTGGAAATGTGTGGGCTACAAGAAAAGATGAAGCCTTAAATGGATTCAAGTTATTAGTAGTCAAACCATTAGATGAATATACTGAAAGAGACATACCTACTATAGTTGCAACAGACATAATTGGAGCTGGCATAGGTGACAATGTATTAGTAGTAAAGGGAAGTTCAGCTAGGAAAGCGTTGGACAAGAATAATGCTCCTATAGATGCTACAATAGTTGGAATAATCGATGAAGTAGATATAGATGACAACTAA
- the eutJ gene encoding ethanolamine utilization protein EutJ produces the protein MIDFKNSDDLISQLEKTIDNPKKVNKDEELLVGVDLGTAYIVIVVLDKDKNPVACEMEFAQVIRDGLVVDYIGAMNIVRKLKKNIEEKIGTELTKAAIAVPPGTGEKDSKTHRYVVEGAGLEVVNILDEPTAANEVLHITDGAIVDIGGGTTGLSIIEDKNVVYVADEATGGTHLTLVVAGSYKMKFEDAENFKKAKDKQSEVFPVVIPVIQKMASIVHNHIQKYDVKELYLVGGTSCLQGIETIIEKETKVKTIKPKNPFLVTPLGIAMNCKI, from the coding sequence ATGATAGACTTTAAAAATTCAGATGATTTAATCTCTCAACTGGAAAAAACTATTGATAATCCTAAGAAAGTAAATAAAGATGAAGAATTACTTGTAGGCGTGGATTTAGGTACAGCATATATTGTAATAGTTGTATTAGATAAAGATAAAAATCCAGTAGCATGTGAAATGGAATTTGCTCAAGTTATAAGAGACGGTTTAGTAGTTGATTATATAGGGGCTATGAATATAGTTAGAAAGCTTAAGAAAAATATAGAAGAAAAAATAGGAACTGAGTTGACTAAAGCTGCAATAGCAGTACCGCCAGGAACAGGTGAGAAAGATAGCAAGACTCATAGATATGTTGTTGAAGGTGCTGGATTAGAAGTTGTAAATATATTGGATGAACCTACAGCTGCAAACGAAGTACTTCATATAACTGATGGGGCCATAGTAGATATAGGTGGTGGAACCACTGGACTATCTATAATAGAAGATAAAAATGTAGTATATGTAGCAGATGAAGCTACTGGAGGAACACATTTAACATTAGTAGTTGCTGGTAGTTATAAGATGAAGTTTGAGGATGCAGAGAATTTTAAGAAAGCTAAAGATAAACAAAGTGAAGTATTTCCAGTAGTAATACCAGTAATTCAAAAAATGGCAAGTATAGTTCATAATCATATTCAAAAATATGATGTAAAAGAATTATATCTTGTAGGAGGTACAAGTTGTTTACAAGGTATAGAAACAATTATCGAAAAGGAAACAAAAGTAAAAACTATAAAACCTAAGAATCCATTTTTAGTAACCCCTTTAGGTATCGCAATGAATTGTAAAATATAA
- the pduL gene encoding phosphate propanoyltransferase, protein MDESRVKEMISKIIEELNSDDTDKIIPVEASAKHAHLCKEDVEKLFGKGYKLTPKRELSQPGQFLCEERINIMGPKGVIKNVAVLGPERNSTQIEISKTDGIALGVNAPVRDSGDTEGSADLFISAGKNIIKAEEAVIIARRHIHMPPEAADKFGLVDKDIVNVKILSDRPVIFEDVLIRVSEKYSLNMHIDFDEANACNLKKGTKGQILDKKENI, encoded by the coding sequence TTGGATGAATCAAGAGTAAAAGAAATGATAAGTAAAATTATAGAAGAGTTGAATTCAGATGATACAGACAAGATAATACCTGTAGAAGCATCTGCAAAACATGCTCATTTATGTAAAGAAGATGTAGAAAAATTATTTGGAAAAGGTTATAAACTTACTCCTAAAAGAGAATTATCTCAACCTGGCCAATTTTTATGCGAAGAAAGAATTAATATAATGGGGCCTAAAGGAGTAATTAAAAATGTAGCCGTATTAGGACCTGAAAGAAACAGTACTCAAATTGAAATATCTAAGACTGATGGTATAGCTTTAGGTGTTAATGCACCTGTTAGAGATTCAGGAGATACAGAGGGTAGTGCAGATCTATTTATTTCAGCAGGAAAAAATATTATAAAAGCAGAAGAAGCTGTAATAATAGCAAGAAGACATATTCATATGCCACCAGAAGCAGCAGATAAATTTGGATTAGTAGATAAAGATATTGTAAATGTAAAAATATTAAGTGATAGACCAGTTATATTTGAAGATGTTTTAATTAGAGTAAGTGAAAAATATAGCTTAAATATGCATATAGATTTTGACGAAGCTAATGCCTGCAATCTAAAAAAAGGAACAAAGGGACAAATACTGGATAAAAAGGAGAATATCTAA
- a CDS encoding cobalamin adenosyltransferase, whose translation MKVLTEAQLRAKHKKEQMENLIVKSNTIITPSAKEYLNEKNIKLVFEDKEHLETTNEEEKETKEEKFTPKYICQYTGGYLEEKPENMTQLYGNELVFKNHPSIIFRGKLDSLQSKILEIQVLAHKDKKTKLIDDLQEILEFVRNILKSEVINQKIEDFNFFGIEETDIREMSHNPKNNLGVDHILPDYKMGELVIGLNSIRSNIREVEIVSISLNRDDIIKSLNRLSSAVYVMMCRYLAGYYK comes from the coding sequence ATGAAAGTTTTGACTGAAGCTCAACTCAGAGCTAAACATAAAAAGGAACAAATGGAGAATTTAATTGTCAAATCCAATACCATAATTACTCCTTCGGCTAAAGAATACTTAAATGAAAAAAATATCAAATTAGTATTTGAAGACAAGGAACATTTAGAAACAACTAATGAAGAAGAAAAAGAGACAAAAGAAGAAAAATTTACTCCTAAATATATATGTCAATATACAGGAGGATATTTAGAAGAAAAGCCAGAAAATATGACTCAATTATATGGTAATGAATTGGTTTTTAAAAATCATCCTAGCATTATATTTAGAGGAAAACTTGATAGTTTGCAATCTAAAATACTTGAAATTCAAGTGTTAGCACATAAAGATAAAAAAACTAAATTAATAGATGATTTACAAGAGATACTTGAATTTGTTAGAAATATATTGAAATCAGAAGTTATAAATCAAAAAATAGAAGACTTCAATTTTTTTGGAATAGAAGAAACAGATATAAGAGAAATGTCACATAATCCAAAAAATAATTTAGGCGTGGATCACATTCTACCAGATTATAAAATGGGAGAATTAGTAATAGGACTTAATTCAATAAGAAGTAATATTCGTGAAGTTGAAATAGTTTCTATCTCGTTAAATAGAGATGACATCATTAAATCACTTAATAGATTAAGTAGTGCAGTATATGTAATGATGTGCAGATATTTAGCTGGATATTATAAGTAA
- a CDS encoding BMC domain-containing protein, with protein sequence MANANALGMIETKGLVGSVEAADAMVKAANVTLIGKEHVGGGLVTVMVRGDVGAVKAATDAGAAAAERVGELVSVHVIPRPHNEVETILPKLEG encoded by the coding sequence ATGGCAAATGCAAACGCATTAGGAATGATAGAAACTAAAGGATTGGTAGGATCTGTAGAAGCTGCAGATGCAATGGTAAAGGCAGCAAATGTTACACTTATTGGAAAAGAGCATGTAGGTGGAGGATTAGTAACTGTAATGGTTAGAGGTGATGTTGGAGCAGTTAAAGCTGCAACAGATGCTGGAGCAGCAGCAGCAGAAAGAGTTGGAGAATTAGTATCTGTACATGTGATACCAAGACCTCACAATGAAGTAGAAACTATATTACCAAAACTTGAAGGTTAA
- a CDS encoding acetaldehyde dehydrogenase (acetylating), giving the protein MHIKDKDLSSIQEVRDLVEKAKNAQQKLKLKSQEEIDKIVKGMAEEAYKQADRLAKMAAEETGFGVYEDKIVKNKVASKAVYDYIKDMKTIGIINEDKHRKIVEIATPVGVVAGLIPSTNPTSTAIYKSLISVKSGNTIVFSPHPSALNSIKETVDILQKKAEELGAPEGTINCTTIPHMEGTSALMKNDDVSLILATGGSAMVKAAYSSGTPALGVGPGNVPAFIERTADIDLAVKRILDSKTFDNGTICASEQAIVTENCIKNQVKKSLVQQGAYFLNSVEKKKVGDVIQDKSGKFNGKIAGKSAKEVARMAEIKVPNNTRVLIAEETNVGIKYPFSREKLSTILGFYSEEDWNSACDKCIELLNYGGLGHTLSIHSKDEEIIKAFALKKPASRILVNTPSAQGALGATTNLSPALTLGCGAVGGSATSDNVSPLNLIDIKRLAYGVKEVEDLADEYETNKCKENDSNADLDVEAITRLVMEQLQNIK; this is encoded by the coding sequence GTGCATATAAAAGATAAAGACTTAAGCTCAATTCAAGAAGTAAGGGATTTAGTAGAAAAAGCTAAAAATGCTCAACAGAAATTGAAGCTTAAAAGTCAAGAAGAAATAGATAAAATAGTTAAAGGAATGGCTGAAGAGGCATATAAACAAGCTGATAGACTAGCAAAAATGGCAGCAGAAGAAACAGGATTTGGAGTATATGAAGATAAAATAGTAAAGAATAAAGTTGCTAGTAAAGCAGTATATGACTATATAAAAGATATGAAGACTATAGGTATAATAAATGAAGATAAACACAGAAAAATAGTAGAAATAGCTACACCAGTTGGAGTTGTTGCAGGTTTAATTCCATCAACAAACCCTACATCTACAGCTATTTATAAATCACTTATATCTGTTAAATCTGGAAACACAATAGTATTTAGTCCTCATCCTTCAGCACTAAATAGTATAAAAGAAACAGTAGATATACTTCAAAAGAAAGCAGAAGAATTAGGTGCTCCAGAAGGTACTATAAATTGCACAACAATACCTCATATGGAGGGAACTAGTGCTTTAATGAAAAATGATGATGTAAGCCTAATACTAGCTACAGGTGGTTCAGCTATGGTAAAGGCAGCATATAGTTCAGGAACACCAGCTTTAGGAGTAGGTCCTGGAAATGTACCTGCATTTATTGAAAGAACTGCTGACATAGATTTAGCAGTAAAGAGAATATTAGATAGTAAAACATTTGATAATGGTACAATATGTGCTTCAGAGCAAGCAATTGTAACAGAAAACTGCATTAAGAATCAAGTTAAAAAATCTCTTGTACAACAAGGTGCATACTTTTTAAATAGTGTTGAGAAAAAGAAAGTAGGAGATGTAATTCAAGATAAGTCAGGCAAGTTTAATGGAAAAATTGCTGGTAAATCTGCTAAAGAAGTAGCTAGAATGGCAGAAATTAAAGTTCCAAATAATACAAGAGTATTAATAGCTGAAGAAACTAATGTAGGAATTAAATATCCATTTTCAAGAGAAAAACTATCTACAATACTTGGATTCTATTCTGAAGAAGATTGGAATAGTGCATGTGATAAATGTATTGAGTTATTAAATTATGGAGGACTTGGTCATACATTATCAATTCATTCAAAAGATGAAGAGATAATAAAGGCATTTGCACTTAAGAAACCTGCATCTAGAATTTTAGTTAATACTCCATCAGCACAAGGAGCTTTAGGTGCAACTACTAATTTATCTCCAGCACTTACTTTAGGTTGTGGTGCTGTAGGTGGTAGTGCTACATCAGATAATGTAAGTCCTTTAAATCTAATAGATATAAAGAGATTAGCATATGGAGTAAAAGAAGTAGAAGATTTAGCGGATGAATATGAAACTAATAAATGCAAAGAAAATGATTCAAATGCTGATTTAGATGTTGAAGCAATAACAAGATTAGTAATGGAACAACTACAAAATATTAAATAA